From Synoicihabitans lomoniglobus, the proteins below share one genomic window:
- the ffh gene encoding signal recognition particle protein, with product MFETLSDKLSSALRNVRGVGKLSEDNMADALKEVRTALLSADVHFKVARQFVDKVREQVVGQEVLKGVTPGQQIIKIISDELEQLLGSGETQLNPKKPLKVLMVGLHGSGKTTSTAKLGRLLKKKGYASPHVVACDIYRPAAIDQLEILAQANELGFTCDRTSKDVPAIGRAGLAAAKAAGSELIIFDTAGRLQIDEDLIKEVQRLKDVVVPDEIILVADGALGQEAVNVAKAFHEALGLTGLILTKLDGDARGGAALSIKSITGVPIKFVGVGEKTEDFETFHPDRLASRILGMGDVVSLVEKAQENIDEKEAERMAEKLRKADFNLEDFLAQMQQVKKMGSMQSIMGMLPGMNNVQLDDGHEKQMGRTEAIIQSMTLQERRKPMILNGSRRMRIANGAGVKVVEVNQLLKQFQQMQKMMKMMKGSKGRKMMKKMQGMGGAGMPGMGGGAGGMPKLPGM from the coding sequence ATGTTCGAGACCCTCAGCGACAAACTTTCCTCCGCCCTCCGCAACGTCCGCGGCGTCGGTAAACTCAGTGAAGACAACATGGCCGACGCCCTCAAAGAGGTGCGCACGGCCCTGCTTTCGGCCGACGTCCATTTCAAGGTCGCCCGCCAATTCGTCGACAAAGTGCGCGAACAGGTCGTGGGCCAGGAGGTGCTCAAGGGCGTCACCCCCGGGCAGCAGATCATCAAGATCATCAGCGACGAGCTGGAGCAATTGCTCGGATCGGGCGAGACCCAGCTCAACCCCAAGAAGCCCCTGAAGGTGCTCATGGTCGGCCTTCACGGCTCGGGTAAGACCACCTCGACCGCGAAGCTGGGACGGTTGTTGAAAAAGAAGGGCTATGCGTCGCCCCACGTCGTGGCCTGCGATATCTACCGTCCGGCCGCCATCGACCAGTTGGAAATCCTCGCCCAGGCCAATGAACTCGGTTTCACGTGCGACCGCACGTCGAAGGATGTGCCTGCCATCGGTCGCGCCGGGTTGGCGGCCGCGAAAGCCGCTGGCTCCGAGCTCATCATTTTTGACACCGCCGGTCGCCTCCAGATCGACGAGGATCTCATCAAAGAGGTGCAACGCCTGAAGGACGTCGTCGTGCCGGACGAAATCATCCTCGTCGCCGACGGTGCCCTCGGTCAGGAAGCCGTCAATGTGGCCAAGGCGTTTCACGAAGCGCTTGGGTTGACCGGCCTGATTCTCACGAAACTCGACGGTGACGCCCGCGGCGGTGCCGCGCTTTCGATCAAATCGATCACCGGTGTGCCGATCAAATTCGTCGGTGTCGGCGAGAAGACGGAGGATTTCGAGACGTTCCATCCCGACCGTCTCGCGTCCCGGATACTCGGCATGGGTGACGTGGTTTCCCTCGTCGAGAAGGCCCAGGAGAACATCGACGAAAAAGAAGCCGAGCGCATGGCGGAGAAACTCCGCAAGGCCGACTTCAACCTCGAAGACTTTCTGGCCCAGATGCAGCAGGTCAAAAAAATGGGCTCGATGCAGAGCATCATGGGCATGCTGCCCGGCATGAACAACGTGCAGCTCGACGACGGTCATGAGAAGCAAATGGGCCGCACCGAAGCCATCATCCAGTCGATGACCCTCCAGGAACGCCGCAAGCCGATGATCCTCAACGGCAGCCGTCGCATGCGCATCGCCAACGGCGCGGGTGTCAAAGTCGTCGAGGTCAACCAACTGCTGAAACAATTCCAGCAGATGCAGAAAATGATGAAGATGATGAAGGGCAGCAAAGGCCGTAAGATGATGAAAAAGATGCAGGGCATGGGCGGCGCAGGCATGCCGGGTATGGGTGGTGGCGCCGGCGGCATGCCCAAGCTCCCCGGCATGTAA
- a CDS encoding alpha/beta hydrolase, with amino-acid sequence MKSRPLRAVGIAALVALCPFLNSLEAAELPPVPAAMGIPTAGPAAAPGSPYAPQALAPGGVVMTLFPPDSPYLKPDRIHEAETYGFYGGALPGYLVNIHNPSIEFHAGNGELNTGTAIILVAGGGHNKLNIFGEGSAMIPYFGSRGISTILLRNRLRSDGYDPKTDGVHDLQQAVKLVRAHAEQWNIDPNKIGVLGFSAGAELCAAASLYYDEFDAKNDMPENPLAKISSRPDFNGLVYPGPSPFFFAFEDQPSIPADSPPAFFTGPGWGDWIHALWATEYFTALLNDGVPNVELHIYARGVHPGDRGKPGQAPATGGITLRDGVGFGTWQERYMDWLDDLGFTGKPGEVTRAALDIAANLDRESPMDVLQERMAERRAAAAAEQKDK; translated from the coding sequence ATGAAATCCCGTCCTCTCCGTGCCGTAGGCATCGCGGCGCTCGTCGCGCTTTGCCCCTTTCTGAATTCGCTCGAAGCCGCCGAGCTGCCGCCGGTCCCCGCCGCCATGGGCATCCCGACCGCAGGTCCGGCGGCCGCCCCCGGGTCGCCTTATGCGCCGCAAGCTTTGGCTCCCGGTGGTGTGGTCATGACGCTGTTTCCGCCGGATTCCCCTTATCTGAAACCCGACCGTATCCACGAAGCCGAGACCTACGGTTTTTACGGCGGTGCCCTGCCCGGCTATCTGGTCAATATCCACAACCCGTCGATCGAGTTTCACGCCGGTAACGGGGAGCTGAATACCGGCACCGCGATCATCCTCGTGGCGGGCGGCGGTCACAACAAACTGAACATTTTTGGCGAAGGCTCGGCCATGATTCCGTATTTCGGCAGCCGCGGCATCAGCACCATTCTTCTGCGCAACCGCCTGCGCAGCGACGGCTATGACCCGAAAACCGACGGCGTCCATGATCTCCAGCAAGCCGTGAAACTCGTGCGCGCGCATGCCGAACAGTGGAACATCGATCCCAACAAGATCGGCGTGCTGGGTTTCTCCGCCGGAGCCGAACTCTGCGCCGCCGCCTCGCTCTACTATGACGAGTTTGATGCCAAAAACGACATGCCGGAGAACCCGCTGGCCAAGATCTCGTCGCGACCCGATTTCAACGGACTGGTCTATCCCGGTCCGTCGCCCTTCTTTTTCGCGTTTGAGGATCAACCGTCGATCCCCGCCGATTCCCCTCCCGCGTTTTTCACCGGCCCCGGTTGGGGTGACTGGATTCACGCGCTTTGGGCTACGGAGTATTTCACCGCGTTGCTCAATGACGGCGTGCCCAATGTGGAACTGCACATCTACGCGCGCGGTGTGCATCCGGGCGATCGCGGCAAACCCGGTCAGGCGCCCGCCACCGGCGGCATCACGCTGCGCGACGGTGTGGGCTTTGGCACCTGGCAGGAACGTTATATGGACTGGCTCGATGACCTCGGCTTCACCGGCAAACCCGGTGAAGTCACCCGCGCGGCCCTCGACATTGCGGCCAACCTCGATCGCGAGAGCCCGATGGACGTCCTGCAGGAACGCATGGCCGAACGTCGCGCCGCCGCCGCAGCCGAGCAAAAGGACAAGTAA
- a CDS encoding AbrB/MazE/SpoVT family DNA-binding domain-containing protein, giving the protein MAYTTKVRKIGNSLGVILPKEALADLQVEEGQALYLTKAADGSLRVTAGDDEFARQMAAGQDLMNRYRNTLKELAK; this is encoded by the coding sequence ATGGCTTACACGACCAAAGTGCGCAAAATCGGTAATTCTCTCGGTGTCATTCTCCCGAAGGAGGCCTTGGCGGATTTGCAGGTCGAAGAAGGTCAGGCGCTGTATTTGACGAAAGCAGCGGATGGAAGTCTTCGCGTGACGGCTGGCGACGACGAGTTCGCTCGTCAGATGGCAGCAGGCCAGGACTTGATGAACCGCTACCGCAACACCCTCAAGGAACTCGCCAAGTGA
- a CDS encoding type II toxin-antitoxin system death-on-curing family toxin: protein MEPTWLLRETVLTLHEQSLALFGGLAGIRDEVMLDSALKRPEDLWYYSKPTLPELSASYAFGLAKNHPFFDGNKRIAFLAAVTFLEVNGRRFKGSEVEAILNTLALAAGELDEKGFAAWLEVSSTAPTS, encoded by the coding sequence ATGGAGCCCACGTGGCTGCTGCGCGAAACTGTCCTCACGTTGCACGAGCAGTCATTGGCTTTGTTCGGCGGTCTAGCCGGGATTCGTGACGAAGTCATGCTCGATTCCGCGCTAAAGCGACCGGAGGACCTGTGGTATTATTCGAAGCCGACGCTTCCTGAATTGTCGGCGTCCTACGCGTTTGGGTTGGCCAAGAATCATCCCTTCTTTGACGGCAATAAGCGGATCGCATTTTTGGCTGCGGTCACGTTTCTCGAAGTCAATGGCCGCAGGTTCAAGGGGTCCGAAGTAGAAGCGATTTTGAACACGCTCGCGCTCGCGGCGGGCGAACTCGATGAAAAAGGGTTCGCCGCTTGGCTCGAAGTCAGCTCCACCGCCCCAACATCCTGA